The Hippoglossus stenolepis isolate QCI-W04-F060 chromosome 3, HSTE1.2, whole genome shotgun sequence genomic sequence CTGGGAACCGGAGAGTTGGGTTGGGCGAACAGGCTGTCTGCTCAGAGGCTGGGTTGaagcttttcctcttttctgggCAGCACTGACCAGTGGCACGGTCTGGACGGCCTGCTCGACCATGGGGGCTCTTCTGACAGGGATGCCATGGAGTCCTGGTACTGAGGGCAAAGGAACAAACATGGCTGTGGCTTGATCAACTGCAGACGtgagaaacaacaaaatgtctCATCTGCCACCGAAGTGTCCTACAAATTATTAGTACCTAGGCCTAGTGCTGCATTGTACTGCTGGTTGAGTAGAGAACTAGCTGCCAGCTGGTTGTAGGTGGGCATCATGTCCCTGTATGGACTCCATCGCGGGTGATACGCTGCAGAGGAGCCGCCAATGGATGACTGAAATCACAGAAATTAAAGACATAAGGAACTGCTTTCATCAGTTGTGACGATTATTACTTTTATCTGTGCCAAATACATCTGCATAAAAGTGCACAAGAAGTCAGACCAATCTCTGAGCCAGGCACCTGCACAATGGCAGGGTCACGGGGCAGTCCATGGTGTGATTTCGGTGGCTCGGACACAGTGATATCCTTGATATCACTTCCCCTGAAAATGATGTATTCATAAATTTCGTCTTTTGGTGGCACTGGTCGgttagtgtgtctgtcctctgtcccgTAGGATTTCACTGTTATAAAGACAAGAGTGAGGAATTTGGTTGATATTCAGCagtaaaagagagagtgaaagggaAAACACGTGTGTCCCACATCGCACTAATCAGACTCTGAACCTACCTTTGGCCAAAGCGACTGTGGACCGGTCTGTGTCGACGGAGGACAGAATTCCTTCGTAGCGGATCTGCGCCTTGGATATCAGACTGATTTTGCTGCCGATGTACGGGGTTCCTGCTCCGGTGCTCATGTTTGCAGAGAGAAGTCCTCAGGCTGAGAAGAAACCGCAGCAGGAATTAAACCTCGGCTCTCCAGCAGTGTGCGCAATCAGCCGACAGCTGCAGCGCTTTATAGGAGCGCTGGTGACGCTCCAGTGCGCGGCCCCTCCGTTACCTGTGCGTAacggaggggggagggggggttctTCAGTCCGCCGGCGCACACCGACAGGAGAGGGGTCTGTGGAGTCTGTGGATTGGGGCATATTGGacgacgcacacaaacactctcagTCTGTGGCATCAAACTGGGTTACTGACAGAAGCCACAGCAAGTGATTTAAATAGTTACAACGTGTATTGTTTTATGCTCTTGTTGACATGCATTTTAGCACTTTTACCTCTTCCATTTAACCTGTGTACaaagtttaaataaattgtgtgaAATTAAGAGATATTggacaataaaatgttaatgtatgttaaagggatagttcacccaaaaaatgatCATTggtcattatctactcaccactatgccgatggagggctAGGTGAacagtttgagtccacaaaacacttttggagttgcAGTGGTAAACAGCCTTGCAGCCAactccaatacaattaaagtaaatggccaccaattcttcaaacgtaaaaaaaaccgctgttttcccctgaaactccaaaagtgttttgtggacttaaacacttcaccccaaGAACAGAAAGACTCTTAGCTGCAACAAAAGTGCTCTGTTTATTACTGCTATGcctattttctttattgtcgaagtacatgaaataaaaagtgcCAGTGCATTAACAGTTAAAAAGTTTTCTATTTGCTGCAGTACTTGGAGTTGCAGTTGTGTGTCCAAGAAAAATAAAGCCGACAGAGAGCCAGTTACATATCGTCACCCTCTTAAACTAATGGCCCAAGtcattttttcaggtttttcagaaaacacaaaaaaaaattaccaaatattgaatatatggCAGAGGTCTccaacagggggtccgcgaaatttttggttgattagacaatttcttatatattttgaataaaaacaattttttacaaccaattttttttccacaaatttaaatgtctttaaatacacattaacatgaatccaacatattgtatcgaacggataaatggaggcagaagacgcAGCACAAGCTGCCTCTAGACACTGCACAACAGGCATACTATAATACCAGTCAAATGATGTTATGATTACTAATATTATGTTCAAGTgagattttcattaaataaaaacacaaaagtaaagaGCCCTGAATCATGGAAATAACTTCAGCAGCTAGGTAGATTTTTGTTCTTCTTGATGCAGCTGCCATCTTGAAAAGCTTGTAAAATTGCCTAAGTCACACTCTTGACAGGCCATTATACTACAGAATCGCATGATCTGTTCAACTGAGGATGTAGGCGATTTTACCAGAGGTGGCCAGCATCATGAGGAGATGAATTAGGCAAAGAAAATCATTTGATGACTTTAGGCCATTATTTTAGGAAGGTGCCGATATTGTTTTGGTACCTCTGCCAAGCAAAGCTATGATTTAATACCTGTTGGTTGGCTTGTTTGGTGGGTTTGGCAACAGGATTGTATAAGAGGAACTGAAAATTTCAagagaataaattaaaagacaTTAATTGTAACTCTTCCAGGCAAAGTGGTGGATCCAGGAGTGTTTTCATCACATTACGGGATAGGGTGGGGTTTTTACATTATCTATGTTGTGCAGAGAAAAATTCATGGGCGTTGATgcaaaaaaatcaggcatatgtagggaactgatatctacaAAGGTGCGTAATTTGGTGCGggttgattgaatttaagcagacttgggccttgatggaggtatgtgctttattgagtgccattctagtttcattgttagcaggattacgacAAATCTATTCAATGGATTTCAAGAAAACTAGGTGCAAGGATTGGACATAGGTCCAGAAAGAATCAATTTCATTTTGGCTTAGATCCGGACAAAGTGTTGGATCAAGGATTTCTTTTAtaactttcttttacattgtgagatggCCTGCTCATTGACattttgatgaaagaaaaaaatcaggcacatatCTAG encodes the following:
- the LOC118105423 gene encoding protein LSM14 homolog B codes for the protein MSTGAGTPYIGSKISLISKAQIRYEGILSSVDTDRSTVALAKVKSYGTEDRHTNRPVPPKDEIYEYIIFRGSDIKDITVSEPPKSHHGLPRDPAIVQSSIGGSSAAYHPRWSPYRDMMPTYNQLAASSLLNQQYNAALGLVPGLHGIPVRRAPMVEQAVQTVPLVSAAQKRGKASTQPLSRQPVRPTQLSGSQLQKENVPTKRAPSQPTAAKIQSQPTENQKPRQKQGSRRSRNRSRGQLIVKNSKATTLQFDSDFDFETANAQFKDDLTKEIVVEKVETEEAPETPAMEAETTADKYYDKTKCFFDNISSDLKPRRTTWAEEKKLNMETFGVPGRFLRGRGFRGRGNRGQSATEQRPLPKVGSGRV